A section of the Oncorhynchus gorbuscha isolate QuinsamMale2020 ecotype Even-year linkage group LG04, OgorEven_v1.0, whole genome shotgun sequence genome encodes:
- the LOC124034413 gene encoding myotubularin-related protein 3-like isoform X9: MEEEGPQSMECIQANQIFPKKPPVLEEGSLQVPFPELHGEFTKYVGRAEDAIIAMSSYRLHIKFKESIVNVPLQLIETVECRDMFQLHVTCKDCKVVRCQFSTLEQCQEWLKRLNAAVRPPSCLEDLFSFPFHAWCVDVYAGEKEQHGELCRPGEHVTSWFKNEVERMGFDTQNAWRISDINSKFRLCSSYPQQLLVPAWITDKELENVAAFRSWKRFPAVVFRHQSTGAVIARCGQPEVSWWGWRNADDEHLVQSIARACAVDCSSRKHLANGSYINGTNGIIGTNDLVDTDFESSLTNSSEVETLAIQPQKLLILDARSYAAAVANRAKGGGCECPEYYPNCEVVFMGMANIHSIRKSFQSLRFLCTQMPDPANWLSALESTKWLQHLSLLLKAALLVLNAVDRDHRPVLVHCSDGWDRTPQIAALSKLLLDPYYRTIEGFQVLVETEWLDFGHKFADRCGHGENSEDLNERCPVFLQWLDCVHQLQRQFPCSFEFNEAFLVKMVQHSYSCLFGTFLCNSGKEREDRQVRERTCSVWSLLRPANRALRNMLYSSHSETVLHPVCHVRNLMLWTAVYLPSSSPTTPSDESCAPYPVPGANPEDTPLGRRPKTRSFDNLPSACELGSSLAPNRRSSDPNLNEKWQDHRRSLELNIAMEPDGGGAQEGRANGQPGAAGPQAGTADSEPEDIPEGGQIELRDRASKGLLAAGEELELSIELAVAEGQMENILQEATKEEVGADTQREADAADPPIAVAQTLFDANVNGREMEKEASTSDDKADKQSNNNGAENQTEATITNGHHPEKGTDEPEEESSVSPGSPTDVPEEQEVDVPEEQEVDVPEEQEVDVPEEQEVDVPEEQEVDVPEEQEVDVPEEQEVDVPEEQEVDVPEEQEVDVPEEQEVDVPEEQEVDVPEEQEVDVPEEQEVVEKQEEVLVKHVLENRTAQEEPDHNPSTSTPSPAHAALRTMINGFGERTPVAAENHLPPELKSSRHLSEVLVQADKRAFLMESSTETLTEEACTRPEAPGQVPICAGPQPCSEGRSQPPCHRRVNGEAEPEQGAPRTSHGGHKRPSVSAFQSLSADPSREGQCNGESLEGEPCSGPHWAKVNGERAPLSRQVSLASCSSLTHHRRGSCSQHRCLHALLGRPAATPSPEQPARSHLDDDGLMLHTDAIQQRLRQIEAGHQMEVEMLKKQVQELWSRLESHHHAASLRINGDLGDEMTSMTDSEYNLDASCLSRCSTELFSEASWEQVDKNDTEVTRWYPDHLAAQCYGCESRFWLATRKHHCRNCGNVFCASCCDQKLPVPSQQLFEPTRVCKTCYGSLQINTAPNPMELELEEPITASSN; the protein is encoded by the exons ATG gaggaggaggggccgCAGAGCATGGAATGTATCCAGGCCAATCAGATCTTCCCCAAGAAGCCCCCAGTCCTGGAGGAGGGGAGCCTGCAG GTGCCCTTTCCCGAGCTGCATGGGGAGTTCACAAAGTACGTGGGGAGAGCGGAGGATGCAATCATCGCCATGTCCAGCTACCGCCTCCACATCAAGTTCAAAGAGTCCATCGTAAAT GTCCCTCTGCAGCTCATAGAGACTGTGGAGTGTCGTGACATGTTCCAGCTCCATGTCACCTGCAAGGACTGTAAAGTCGTCAG GTGTCAATTCTCCACCTTAGAGCAGTGTCAGGAGTGGCTGAAGCGGCTGAACGCTGCGGTCCGCCCTCCGTCTTGCTTGGAGgacctcttctccttccccttccaTGCCTGGTGTGTGGACGTGTATGCCGGGGAGAAGGAGCAGCACGGGGAGCTGTGCAGGCCAG GAGAGCATGTGACCTCCTGGTTCAAGAATGAGGTGGAGAGGATGGGCTTTGACACTCAAAACGCCTGGAGGATATCTGACATCAACAGCAAGTTCAG GCTGTGCTCCAGCTATCCGCAGCAGCTCCTTGTGCCAGCCTGGATCACAGACAAGGAGCTGGAGAACGTGGCAGCCTTCCGCTCCTGGAAGAGGTTCCCGGCCGTTGTGTTCAG GCACCAGAGCACTGGGGCTGTGATCGCCCGCTGCGGCCAGCCGGAGGTCAGTTGGTGGGGCTGGAGGAATGCAGACGACGAGCACCTGGTCCAGTCCATCGCCAGGGCCTGTGCTGTGGACTGCAGCTCCCGCAAACACCTGGCAAACGGATCCTACatcaatggaaccaatggaatcaTCGGCACCAATGACCTCGTGGACACTGACTTCG AATCGTCCCTGACGAACAGCTCGGAGGTAGAGACGCTGGCCATCCAGCCACAAAAGCTGCTGATCCTGGATGCCAGGTCCTATGCAGCCGCTGTGGCCAACAGGGCCAAGGGAGGGGGCTGTGAATGCCCAG AGTACTACCCCAACTGTGAGGTGGTGTTCATGGGCATGGCCAACATCCACTCCATCCGCAAGAGTTTCCAGTCCCTGCGCTTCCTCTGCACCCAGATGCCCGACCCGGCCAA CTGGCTGTCTGCTCTAGAGAGCACCAAGTGGCTGCAGCATCTATCTCTGCTGCTGAAGGCTGCCCTGCTGGTGTTGAACGCTGTGGACCGCGACCACAGACCTGTTCTGGTGCACTGCTCTGACGGATGGGACCGCACGCCCCAGATCGCTGCCCTGTCCAAGCTCTTGTTGGACCCATACTACCGCACCATTGAG GGTTTCCAGGTGCTGGTGGAGACTGAGTGGCTGGACTTTGGCCATAAGTTTGCTGACCGCTGTGGCCACGGGGAGAACTCAGAGGACCTGAACGAGCGCTGCCCGGTCTTCCTGCAGTGGCTGGACTGTGTTCACCAGCTCCAAAGGCAGTTCCCATGCTCCTTTGAGTTCAATGAGGCCTTCCTG GTGAAGATGGTGCAGCATTCCTACTCGTGTCTGTTTGGCACCTTCCTGTGCaacagtgggaaggagagggaggaccgTCAGGTTCGGGAGAGGACCTGCTCCGTGTGGTCACTGCTGCGACCAGCCAACCGCGCCTTGAGGAACATGCTCTACTCCTCCCACTCCGAGACT GTGCTCCACCCAGTGTGTCATGTACGTAACCTGATGCTGTGGACGGCAGTCTACCTTCCCAGCTCTTCCCCCACCACGCCCTCTGACGAGTCGTGTGCACCCTATCCTGTGCCAGGTGCCAACCCTGAGGACACTCCCCTGGGCAG ACGTCCGAAGACCCGTTCCTTCGATAACTTGCCCAGCGCATGTGAGCTGGGGAGCTCGCTTGCCCCCAACCGGCGCTCCAGTGACCCAAACCTGAATGAGAAGTGGCAGGACCACCGGCGCTCTCTGGAGCTCAACATCGCTATGGAGCCTGATGGAGGGGGAGCTCAGGAAGGGCGTGCTAACGGCCAGCCTGGAGCAGCAGGGCCTCAGGCAGGCACGGCCGACTCTGAGCCGGAAGACATCCCTGAAGGAGGGCAGATTGAGCTGAGAGACAGAGCCTCCAAGGGGTTGTTAGCAGCAGGAGAAGAGCTTGAGCTCTCCATTGAGCTGGCTGTGgcagagggacagatggagaacATTCTCCAGGAAGCAACAAAGGAGGAGGTTGGTGCCGACACTCAGAGAGAAGCTGACGCTGCTGATCCTCCTATTGCCGTGGCTCAAACTCTATTTGATGCTAATGTtaatggaagagagatggagaaagaggccAGCACCAGTGATGATAAGGCTGATAAACAAAGTAACAACAATGGGGCTGAGAATCAGACGGAGGCTACTATCACGAATGGGCATCACCCAGAGAAGGGCACAGATGAACCTGAGGAGGAGTCTAGTGTCTCTCCAGGCAGTCCCACAGACGTTCCAGAGGAGCAGGAGGTGGACGTTCCAGAGGAGCAGGAGGTGGACGTTCCAGAGGAGCAGGAGGTGGACGTTCCAGAGGAGCAGGAGGTGGACGTTCCAGAGGAGCAGGAGGTGGACGTTCCAGAGGAGCAGGAGGTGGACGTTCCAGAGGAGCAGGAGGTGGACGTTCCAGAGGAGCAGGAGGTGGACGTTCCAGAGGAGCAGGAGGTGGACGTTCCAGAGGAGCAGGAGGTGGACGTTCCAGAGGAGCAGGAGGTGGACGTTCCAGAGGAGCAGGAGGTGGACGTTCCAGAGGAGCAGGAGGTGGTAGAGAAGCAGGAAGAAGTGCTGGTGAAGCATGTTCTGGAGAACCGTACTGCCCAGGAGGAGCCAGACCACAACCCTAGCACCAGCACCCCCAGCCCAGCTCACGCTGCCCTTAGAACTATGATCAATGGCTTTGGAGAGAGGACACCAGTGGCTGCTGAGAATCACCTTCCACCAGAGCTGAAGTCCAGCAGACATCTCTCAGAGGTCCTAGTGCAGGCTGACAAGAGGGCCTTCCTCATGGAGAGCTCAACAGAGACTCTGACTGAAGAGGCCTGCACCAGGCCAGAGGCCCCAGGGCAGGTACCCATCTGTGCAGGCCCCCAGCCCTGCTCTGAAGGTAGGAGTCAACCCCCCTGCCACAGGAGAGTGAACGGggaggcagagccagagcaggGGGCACCCAGGACTTCACATGGAGGACACAAGCGGCCCTCCGTCAGTGCCTTCCAGTCTTTGAGTGCTGATCCCAGCAGGGAGGGACAGTGTAATGGCGAGAGCTTGGAGGGGGAGCCCTGCAGTGGCCCTCACTGGGCCAAGGTGAATGGGGAGCGGGCCCCACTGAGCCGCCAGGTGTCCCTGGCCTCCTGCAGCTCCCTGACCCACCACCGCCGGGGCAGCTGCTCCCAGCACCGCTGCCTCCATGCCCTACTGGGGCGCCCTGCCGCCACACCCAGCCCCGAGCAGCCGGCCCGCAGTCACCTGGACGATGATGGGCTGATGCTCCACACAGACGCCATCCAGCAGCGGTTGAGGCAGATCGAGGCAGGCCACCAGATGGAGGTGGAGATGCTGAAGAAGCAGGTGCAGGAGCTGTGGAGCCGCCTGGAGAGCCATCACCACGCAGCGTCCCTCAGGATCAACGGAGATCTGGGAGACGAAATG ACCTCAATGACAGACTCTGAGTATAACCTGGATGCTAGCTGCCTGTCCCGCTGCAGTACAGAGCTCTTTTCCGAGGCTAGCTGGGAGCAGGTGGACAAGAATGACACTGAG GTGACCCGCTGGTACCCGGACCACTTGGCAGCCCAGTGCTACGGGTGTGAGAGTAGGTTCTGGCTCGCCACCAGGAAGCATCACTGCAG GAACTGTGGGAATGTATTCTGTGCCAGCTGCTGCGACCAGAAGCTACCCGTGCCAAGCCAGCAGCTGTTTGAGCCCACCCGTGTTTGTAAGACCTGCTACGGCAGCCTCCAGATCAATACAGCTCCCAATCCCATGGAACTGGAGCTGGAGGAACCCATCACAGCCAGCTCCAACTAG
- the LOC124034413 gene encoding myotubularin-related protein 3-like isoform X6 has protein sequence MEEEGPQSMECIQANQIFPKKPPVLEEGSLQVPFPELHGEFTKYVGRAEDAIIAMSSYRLHIKFKESIVNVPLQLIETVECRDMFQLHVTCKDCKVVRCQFSTLEQCQEWLKRLNAAVRPPSCLEDLFSFPFHAWCVDVYAGEKEQHGELCRPGEHVTSWFKNEVERMGFDTQNAWRISDINSKFRLCSSYPQQLLVPAWITDKELENVAAFRSWKRFPAVVFRHQSTGAVIARCGQPEVSWWGWRNADDEHLVQSIARACAVDCSSRKHLANGSYINGTNGIIGTNDLVDTDFESSLTNSSEVETLAIQPQKLLILDARSYAAAVANRAKGGGCECPEYYPNCEVVFMGMANIHSIRKSFQSLRFLCTQMPDPANWLSALESTKWLQHLSLLLKAALLVLNAVDRDHRPVLVHCSDGWDRTPQIAALSKLLLDPYYRTIEGFQVLVETEWLDFGHKFADRCGHGENSEDLNERCPVFLQWLDCVHQLQRQFPCSFEFNEAFLVKMVQHSYSCLFGTFLCNSGKEREDRQVRERTCSVWSLLRPANRALRNMLYSSHSETVLHPVCHVRNLMLWTAVYLPSSSPTTPSDESCAPYPVPGANPEDTPLGRRPKTRSFDNLPSACELGSSLAPNRRSSDPNLNEKWQDHRRSLELNIAMEPDGGGAQEGRANGQPGAAGPQAGTADSEPEDIPEGGQIELRDRASKGLLAAGEELELSIELAVAEGQMENILQEATKEEVGADTQREADAADPPIAVAQTLFDANVNGREMEKEASTSDDKADKQSNNNGAENQTEATITNGHHPEKGTDEPEEESSVSPGSPTDVPEEQEVDVPEEQEVDVPEEQEVDVPEEQEVDVPEEQEVDVPEEQEVDVPEEQEVDVPEEQEVDVPEEQEVDVPEEQEVDVPEEQEVDVPEEQEVDVPEEQEVVEKQEEVLVKHVLENRTAQEEPDHNPSTSTPSPAHAALRTMINGFGERTPVAAENHLPPELKSSRHLSEVLVQADKRAFLMESSTETLTEEACTRPEAPGQVPICAGPQPCSEGRSQPPCHRRVNGEAEPEQGAPRTSHGGHKRPSVSAFQSLSADPSREGQCNGESLEGEPCSGPHWAKVNGERAPLSRQVSLASCSSLTHHRRGSCSQHRCLHALLGRPAATPSPEQPARSHLDDDGLMLHTDAIQQRLRQIEAGHQMEVEMLKKQVQELWSRLESHHHAASLRINGDLGDEMTSMTDSEYNLDASCLSRCSTELFSEASWEQVDKNDTEVTRWYPDHLAAQCYGCESRFWLATRKHHCSDREPVQEVWNCGNVFCASCCDQKLPVPSQQLFEPTRVCKTCYGSLQINTAPNPMELELEEPITASSN, from the exons ATG gaggaggaggggccgCAGAGCATGGAATGTATCCAGGCCAATCAGATCTTCCCCAAGAAGCCCCCAGTCCTGGAGGAGGGGAGCCTGCAG GTGCCCTTTCCCGAGCTGCATGGGGAGTTCACAAAGTACGTGGGGAGAGCGGAGGATGCAATCATCGCCATGTCCAGCTACCGCCTCCACATCAAGTTCAAAGAGTCCATCGTAAAT GTCCCTCTGCAGCTCATAGAGACTGTGGAGTGTCGTGACATGTTCCAGCTCCATGTCACCTGCAAGGACTGTAAAGTCGTCAG GTGTCAATTCTCCACCTTAGAGCAGTGTCAGGAGTGGCTGAAGCGGCTGAACGCTGCGGTCCGCCCTCCGTCTTGCTTGGAGgacctcttctccttccccttccaTGCCTGGTGTGTGGACGTGTATGCCGGGGAGAAGGAGCAGCACGGGGAGCTGTGCAGGCCAG GAGAGCATGTGACCTCCTGGTTCAAGAATGAGGTGGAGAGGATGGGCTTTGACACTCAAAACGCCTGGAGGATATCTGACATCAACAGCAAGTTCAG GCTGTGCTCCAGCTATCCGCAGCAGCTCCTTGTGCCAGCCTGGATCACAGACAAGGAGCTGGAGAACGTGGCAGCCTTCCGCTCCTGGAAGAGGTTCCCGGCCGTTGTGTTCAG GCACCAGAGCACTGGGGCTGTGATCGCCCGCTGCGGCCAGCCGGAGGTCAGTTGGTGGGGCTGGAGGAATGCAGACGACGAGCACCTGGTCCAGTCCATCGCCAGGGCCTGTGCTGTGGACTGCAGCTCCCGCAAACACCTGGCAAACGGATCCTACatcaatggaaccaatggaatcaTCGGCACCAATGACCTCGTGGACACTGACTTCG AATCGTCCCTGACGAACAGCTCGGAGGTAGAGACGCTGGCCATCCAGCCACAAAAGCTGCTGATCCTGGATGCCAGGTCCTATGCAGCCGCTGTGGCCAACAGGGCCAAGGGAGGGGGCTGTGAATGCCCAG AGTACTACCCCAACTGTGAGGTGGTGTTCATGGGCATGGCCAACATCCACTCCATCCGCAAGAGTTTCCAGTCCCTGCGCTTCCTCTGCACCCAGATGCCCGACCCGGCCAA CTGGCTGTCTGCTCTAGAGAGCACCAAGTGGCTGCAGCATCTATCTCTGCTGCTGAAGGCTGCCCTGCTGGTGTTGAACGCTGTGGACCGCGACCACAGACCTGTTCTGGTGCACTGCTCTGACGGATGGGACCGCACGCCCCAGATCGCTGCCCTGTCCAAGCTCTTGTTGGACCCATACTACCGCACCATTGAG GGTTTCCAGGTGCTGGTGGAGACTGAGTGGCTGGACTTTGGCCATAAGTTTGCTGACCGCTGTGGCCACGGGGAGAACTCAGAGGACCTGAACGAGCGCTGCCCGGTCTTCCTGCAGTGGCTGGACTGTGTTCACCAGCTCCAAAGGCAGTTCCCATGCTCCTTTGAGTTCAATGAGGCCTTCCTG GTGAAGATGGTGCAGCATTCCTACTCGTGTCTGTTTGGCACCTTCCTGTGCaacagtgggaaggagagggaggaccgTCAGGTTCGGGAGAGGACCTGCTCCGTGTGGTCACTGCTGCGACCAGCCAACCGCGCCTTGAGGAACATGCTCTACTCCTCCCACTCCGAGACT GTGCTCCACCCAGTGTGTCATGTACGTAACCTGATGCTGTGGACGGCAGTCTACCTTCCCAGCTCTTCCCCCACCACGCCCTCTGACGAGTCGTGTGCACCCTATCCTGTGCCAGGTGCCAACCCTGAGGACACTCCCCTGGGCAG ACGTCCGAAGACCCGTTCCTTCGATAACTTGCCCAGCGCATGTGAGCTGGGGAGCTCGCTTGCCCCCAACCGGCGCTCCAGTGACCCAAACCTGAATGAGAAGTGGCAGGACCACCGGCGCTCTCTGGAGCTCAACATCGCTATGGAGCCTGATGGAGGGGGAGCTCAGGAAGGGCGTGCTAACGGCCAGCCTGGAGCAGCAGGGCCTCAGGCAGGCACGGCCGACTCTGAGCCGGAAGACATCCCTGAAGGAGGGCAGATTGAGCTGAGAGACAGAGCCTCCAAGGGGTTGTTAGCAGCAGGAGAAGAGCTTGAGCTCTCCATTGAGCTGGCTGTGgcagagggacagatggagaacATTCTCCAGGAAGCAACAAAGGAGGAGGTTGGTGCCGACACTCAGAGAGAAGCTGACGCTGCTGATCCTCCTATTGCCGTGGCTCAAACTCTATTTGATGCTAATGTtaatggaagagagatggagaaagaggccAGCACCAGTGATGATAAGGCTGATAAACAAAGTAACAACAATGGGGCTGAGAATCAGACGGAGGCTACTATCACGAATGGGCATCACCCAGAGAAGGGCACAGATGAACCTGAGGAGGAGTCTAGTGTCTCTCCAGGCAGTCCCACAGACGTTCCAGAGGAGCAGGAGGTGGACGTTCCAGAGGAGCAGGAGGTGGACGTTCCAGAGGAGCAGGAGGTGGACGTTCCAGAGGAGCAGGAGGTGGACGTTCCAGAGGAGCAGGAGGTGGACGTTCCAGAGGAGCAGGAGGTGGACGTTCCAGAGGAGCAGGAGGTGGACGTTCCAGAGGAGCAGGAGGTGGACGTTCCAGAGGAGCAGGAGGTGGACGTTCCAGAGGAGCAGGAGGTGGACGTTCCAGAGGAGCAGGAGGTGGACGTTCCAGAGGAGCAGGAGGTGGACGTTCCAGAGGAGCAGGAGGTGGTAGAGAAGCAGGAAGAAGTGCTGGTGAAGCATGTTCTGGAGAACCGTACTGCCCAGGAGGAGCCAGACCACAACCCTAGCACCAGCACCCCCAGCCCAGCTCACGCTGCCCTTAGAACTATGATCAATGGCTTTGGAGAGAGGACACCAGTGGCTGCTGAGAATCACCTTCCACCAGAGCTGAAGTCCAGCAGACATCTCTCAGAGGTCCTAGTGCAGGCTGACAAGAGGGCCTTCCTCATGGAGAGCTCAACAGAGACTCTGACTGAAGAGGCCTGCACCAGGCCAGAGGCCCCAGGGCAGGTACCCATCTGTGCAGGCCCCCAGCCCTGCTCTGAAGGTAGGAGTCAACCCCCCTGCCACAGGAGAGTGAACGGggaggcagagccagagcaggGGGCACCCAGGACTTCACATGGAGGACACAAGCGGCCCTCCGTCAGTGCCTTCCAGTCTTTGAGTGCTGATCCCAGCAGGGAGGGACAGTGTAATGGCGAGAGCTTGGAGGGGGAGCCCTGCAGTGGCCCTCACTGGGCCAAGGTGAATGGGGAGCGGGCCCCACTGAGCCGCCAGGTGTCCCTGGCCTCCTGCAGCTCCCTGACCCACCACCGCCGGGGCAGCTGCTCCCAGCACCGCTGCCTCCATGCCCTACTGGGGCGCCCTGCCGCCACACCCAGCCCCGAGCAGCCGGCCCGCAGTCACCTGGACGATGATGGGCTGATGCTCCACACAGACGCCATCCAGCAGCGGTTGAGGCAGATCGAGGCAGGCCACCAGATGGAGGTGGAGATGCTGAAGAAGCAGGTGCAGGAGCTGTGGAGCCGCCTGGAGAGCCATCACCACGCAGCGTCCCTCAGGATCAACGGAGATCTGGGAGACGAAATG ACCTCAATGACAGACTCTGAGTATAACCTGGATGCTAGCTGCCTGTCCCGCTGCAGTACAGAGCTCTTTTCCGAGGCTAGCTGGGAGCAGGTGGACAAGAATGACACTGAG GTGACCCGCTGGTACCCGGACCACTTGGCAGCCCAGTGCTACGGGTGTGAGAGTAGGTTCTGGCTCGCCACCAGGAAGCATCACTGCAG tgacagggagCCTGTCCAAGAGGTCTG GAACTGTGGGAATGTATTCTGTGCCAGCTGCTGCGACCAGAAGCTACCCGTGCCAAGCCAGCAGCTGTTTGAGCCCACCCGTGTTTGTAAGACCTGCTACGGCAGCCTCCAGATCAATACAGCTCCCAATCCCATGGAACTGGAGCTGGAGGAACCCATCACAGCCAGCTCCAACTAG